A portion of the Bacillus sp. es.034 genome contains these proteins:
- a CDS encoding hotdog domain-containing protein, whose amino-acid sequence MKSGLAVGHTAIITTEVTPGMYAQFEGNVVHPVYSTLSMVYHMEWASRKGILPYLEDHEEGMGAKVNVEHMAPAKTGSLLEIRANVIEYERNVIVTEVTVRERENGRLIGKGEVKQVVLPKEKINERIKES is encoded by the coding sequence ATGAAGTCTGGATTAGCAGTAGGACATACCGCCATCATTACGACTGAAGTCACCCCCGGCATGTATGCCCAGTTTGAAGGAAACGTGGTGCATCCCGTGTATTCAACGTTGTCGATGGTGTATCACATGGAGTGGGCATCCAGGAAAGGCATTCTACCCTATTTGGAAGATCACGAAGAAGGAATGGGGGCAAAGGTGAACGTGGAGCATATGGCTCCGGCGAAAACAGGTTCCCTTCTTGAAATTAGAGCGAACGTTATTGAATATGAACGAAACGTCATCGTGACCGAAGTGACTGTCAGAGAAAGAGAGAATGGCAGACTCATTGGAAAAGGTGAAGTGAAGCAAGTGGTATTACCGAAAGAGAAAATTAACGAAAGAATAAAAGAGAGCTAG
- a CDS encoding flavin reductase family protein produces MDIKPQTLEWQAAYKLMIGSILPRPIAFVSSIDENGNANLAPYSFFTAISAEPMLVCFSPMRRGKDGSKKDTLRNIEKTKEFVINIVSEEFVEEMNNCAIEFESVVDEFDQVGLTKKESITVKPPGVTESKVQLECVLHEVLHFGDHPGAGSLVIGKVECVRINDELYYDGKIDSEKLKPVGRLAGQMYTKPLSDSFELIRKR; encoded by the coding sequence ATGGATATCAAACCCCAGACGCTTGAGTGGCAGGCAGCTTACAAATTGATGATCGGTTCGATTCTGCCAAGGCCGATTGCCTTTGTATCATCCATTGATGAAAATGGGAATGCGAACCTCGCTCCATACAGCTTCTTTACGGCGATTTCTGCAGAGCCTATGCTCGTCTGCTTCTCTCCTATGAGAAGAGGGAAAGATGGCAGCAAAAAGGATACCCTCCGAAATATCGAGAAAACGAAGGAATTTGTCATCAACATCGTCAGTGAAGAGTTTGTGGAGGAGATGAACAACTGTGCCATCGAATTTGAATCCGTCGTGGATGAATTTGATCAGGTCGGGCTGACGAAGAAGGAGTCCATTACGGTAAAACCTCCTGGAGTGACGGAAAGCAAGGTTCAGTTGGAATGTGTGCTTCATGAGGTTCTTCACTTCGGTGATCATCCCGGTGCAGGAAGCCTTGTCATCGGGAAGGTGGAGTGTGTCAGGATCAATGATGAACTCTACTATGACGGGAAAATAGATTCAGAGAAACTCAAACCGGTGGGAAGGCTTGCCGGTCAGATGTACACCAAACCATTATCCGATTCATTTGAATTGATTCGAAAAAGGTGA
- a CDS encoding alpha-ketoacid dehydrogenase subunit beta → MSTLTKMKTLTMVQAITDAMRVMLQENEDVLLMGEDIGTNGGVFRATDGLQQEFGEDRVLDTPLSEAGFIGAAIGMGLNGFRPVTEVQFLGFIYPAYEQIMTHASRIRARTLGSFTCPLVIRAPYGAGVRAPEIHSDSTEALFTHMPGIKVVCPATPYDAKGLLIAAIEDPDPVLFLEPMRCYRSSKEEVPEEKYTVEIGKGKVVTEGEDVTIIAWGAMVKIAEDAAKEAADKGISCEVLDLRTLYPLDKDLISNSVQKTGRTVIVHEAHATGGVGNDVLAIINDKSFLYQKAPTERVTGFDTPVPYFGFEDFYLPDSKRVLAAVEKVARY, encoded by the coding sequence ATGAGCACCTTAACGAAAATGAAGACATTGACGATGGTTCAGGCCATCACGGATGCGATGAGAGTGATGCTTCAGGAAAACGAGGACGTCCTGTTGATGGGTGAGGATATCGGGACGAACGGGGGAGTGTTCCGGGCGACTGACGGCCTGCAACAGGAATTCGGCGAAGACCGGGTGCTTGATACACCCTTAAGTGAAGCCGGCTTTATCGGTGCCGCCATCGGGATGGGATTGAATGGATTCCGCCCGGTGACGGAGGTCCAGTTCTTAGGATTCATCTACCCGGCATATGAACAAATCATGACCCATGCTTCCAGAATACGTGCACGCACACTCGGGTCTTTCACCTGTCCATTGGTCATCAGGGCTCCCTATGGGGCCGGGGTCCGGGCACCGGAAATCCATTCCGATAGCACAGAGGCACTCTTCACTCATATGCCGGGAATCAAGGTTGTTTGTCCGGCAACACCGTATGATGCCAAAGGTCTTCTGATTGCGGCGATTGAAGACCCCGATCCCGTCCTGTTCCTTGAGCCCATGAGATGTTACCGTTCTTCCAAAGAGGAAGTGCCGGAAGAGAAGTACACGGTGGAAATCGGGAAGGGCAAGGTTGTGACAGAGGGTGAGGATGTCACGATCATTGCTTGGGGTGCGATGGTGAAGATAGCCGAGGACGCAGCGAAGGAAGCGGCGGATAAAGGCATCTCCTGCGAGGTCCTTGACCTTAGAACTCTCTATCCCCTTGATAAGGATCTCATCTCGAACTCTGTCCAGAAGACCGGGAGAACCGTCATCGTCCACGAAGCCCATGCAACCGGTGGGGTTGGAAATGATGTGCTTGCGATCATCAATGACAAATCCTTTTTATATCAAAAAGCGCCTACAGAGCGCGTAACAGGATTCGATACGCCTGTTCCGTATTTTGGATTTGAAGATTTCTATTTGCCTGACAGTAAACGAGTGCTTGCTGCAGTGGAGAAAGTGGCACGCTATTAG
- the hisC gene encoding histidinol-phosphate transaminase, translating to MTLKFKTREAVTHIAPYVLGKTLLDLKKEHGLSSIRKLSENENIYGCSPKVKEWFKENGSDLFLYPDGAAVDLSQKVSAFLGVPKEQLVFGNGSDEVIRLLTRAYLSSGDEAIMADVTFPRYQTNVLLEGGTPVIVPLVEGTHDLQGMLDHITSRTKLIFVCNPNNPTGTIVGKRELLEFIESVPSHVLVVVDEAYMEYVTTDDYLETLPVMPAFENLIVLRTFSKIYGLAGLRVGFGVMNEEIAEQLRKVKDVFNVNTVAQKSAIIALEDQAFIRECTHKNEQGRHYLEGEFDRMGLSYFPSQSNFIMVDTGLNGDVVSHELVKEGLVVRSGTLLGYPNTVRVTVGTEEDNKRFVGALEVILNNEGVK from the coding sequence ATGACATTGAAGTTCAAAACAAGGGAAGCGGTCACACATATCGCTCCATATGTGCTGGGGAAAACGCTTCTGGATTTAAAGAAGGAACATGGACTCAGCTCCATCAGAAAATTATCAGAAAATGAAAATATATATGGCTGCTCCCCGAAAGTGAAAGAGTGGTTTAAAGAAAACGGAAGCGACTTGTTTTTATATCCCGACGGGGCTGCGGTGGATCTGAGTCAAAAAGTTTCAGCATTCCTGGGCGTTCCGAAAGAACAACTCGTATTCGGGAACGGATCGGATGAAGTGATCCGTCTGTTGACGAGGGCCTATTTAAGCAGTGGAGACGAGGCGATCATGGCCGACGTGACGTTTCCGAGGTACCAGACCAATGTATTGTTAGAGGGGGGCACACCTGTCATTGTCCCGCTCGTAGAAGGTACCCATGACTTACAGGGGATGCTTGACCATATCACTTCAAGAACAAAACTGATCTTTGTATGTAATCCCAATAATCCAACGGGGACCATCGTAGGGAAAAGAGAACTCCTGGAGTTCATCGAAAGTGTCCCATCCCACGTTCTCGTGGTGGTGGATGAAGCTTATATGGAGTATGTGACAACCGATGATTATTTAGAAACCCTGCCGGTTATGCCTGCCTTCGAAAATCTCATCGTCCTTAGGACATTTTCAAAAATTTATGGGCTGGCCGGGTTAAGGGTCGGGTTCGGGGTCATGAACGAGGAGATTGCTGAACAGCTCCGTAAAGTGAAGGATGTCTTCAATGTGAATACCGTTGCCCAGAAATCGGCGATCATTGCCCTGGAAGATCAGGCATTTATAAGGGAGTGCACCCATAAGAACGAACAGGGTCGTCATTATCTGGAGGGGGAATTCGACCGGATGGGCTTATCCTATTTCCCTTCTCAATCCAACTTTATCATGGTGGACACAGGATTGAATGGGGACGTGGTCTCCCATGAACTTGTAAAAGAGGGTCTTGTCGTCCGTTCAGGAACGCTTCTCGGATACCCGAACACGGTCAGGGTCACGGTTGGAACAGAAGAGGATAATAAACGATTCGTTGGAGCTCTGGAAGTCATTTTGAATAACGAAGGGGTGAAGTGA
- a CDS encoding fumarylacetoacetate hydrolase family protein: protein MKLVSFLIDGEVKAGMVQDELVVDIHAVSGGSLPKDMLSIIELGDEGLKRMKELGSFLEKDKGVHSIRGITLTAPVPRPVSIRDFYAFEEHVKTARKRRGLDVVPEWYDIPVFYFTNHLAVKGPGDHIAKPAGCEWLDYELEIACVIGKEGRNISRDNAEDYIYGYFIMNDWSARDIQKHEMKVGLGPAKGKDFATSFGPYLVTKDEVDTYRSGDRLDLPMTAKVNGKLLSQGNYQDIHYTFGDMIERASKDVTLYPGEVIGSGTVGTGCILELGPEKHPWLKPGDVVELEIKGLGVLKNTIAEKREEEDHVLSTNGEHTSQTSHHV from the coding sequence GTGAAGTTGGTTAGTTTTTTAATAGATGGAGAAGTAAAGGCGGGGATGGTTCAGGATGAACTTGTCGTGGACATCCATGCTGTGAGCGGAGGCTCACTTCCTAAAGATATGTTATCCATCATCGAACTTGGTGACGAAGGCTTAAAAAGGATGAAGGAGCTCGGCAGTTTTTTGGAAAAAGACAAGGGAGTGCATTCAATACGTGGTATCACCCTGACGGCGCCGGTTCCAAGGCCTGTGAGCATCCGGGATTTCTATGCCTTCGAGGAGCATGTGAAAACGGCCCGTAAACGAAGGGGACTCGATGTGGTGCCGGAATGGTATGACATTCCCGTGTTTTATTTCACCAATCACTTAGCTGTAAAAGGTCCCGGCGATCACATCGCGAAACCTGCCGGCTGTGAGTGGCTCGATTACGAACTGGAAATCGCCTGCGTCATCGGAAAAGAAGGCCGGAACATTTCCCGAGACAATGCAGAAGATTATATTTACGGTTATTTCATCATGAATGACTGGAGTGCAAGGGACATCCAGAAGCATGAAATGAAAGTCGGACTCGGTCCCGCAAAAGGAAAGGATTTTGCCACCTCTTTCGGCCCTTATTTAGTGACGAAGGATGAGGTGGATACGTATCGCAGTGGTGACCGTCTTGACCTTCCTATGACGGCAAAAGTGAATGGGAAGCTCTTGTCACAGGGGAATTATCAGGATATTCATTATACATTTGGAGACATGATCGAACGTGCATCGAAAGACGTCACCCTGTATCCCGGTGAGGTGATCGGATCCGGTACGGTCGGAACCGGCTGCATTTTAGAGCTTGGTCCCGAGAAGCACCCGTGGTTGAAGCCAGGGGATGTAGTGGAACTAGAGATTAAGGGATTAGGGGTTTTAAAGAATACGATTGCAGAGAAAAGAGAGGAGGAAGACCATGTACTATCGACAAATGGGGAGCATACCTCACAAACGTCACACCATGTTTAA
- a CDS encoding Glu/Leu/Phe/Val dehydrogenase translates to MDMFQRIQNHEQVVFCNDEETGLKAIIAIHNTTLGPALGGCRMRPYASVDEALEDVLRLSKGMTYKCAAADVDFGGGKAVIIGDPEKDKHPELFRAFGQFVESLNGRFYTGTDMGTTPEDFVYALKETNCIVGVNEEYGGSGDSSIPTAMGVIYGLQATNQNVWGSKDLHGKSYAIQGLGKVGFKVAERLLEEGADLYVTDISQKSIDLLVAKAKNMGAAIKVVSGEEIYSVDADVFVPCAIGGVINDHTVDQLKVKAVVGSANNQLLDLTHGLMLHEKGILYAPDYIVNAGGLIQVADELYEPNKERVLQKTSAIYNSLQNIYLQSENEHMTTVEAANRFCEDRIHARTRRNSFFSHAKRPKWSVRT, encoded by the coding sequence ATGGATATGTTCCAGAGAATACAGAACCATGAACAAGTCGTATTTTGCAACGATGAAGAAACAGGGCTTAAAGCCATCATCGCCATACATAATACCACTCTGGGACCTGCTCTTGGCGGATGCCGGATGAGACCTTACGCATCAGTGGATGAAGCCCTTGAAGACGTCCTGCGCCTATCCAAAGGCATGACGTATAAATGTGCGGCTGCCGACGTGGACTTCGGTGGGGGGAAGGCGGTCATTATCGGAGATCCGGAAAAAGATAAACATCCGGAGTTGTTCCGTGCCTTCGGTCAATTCGTTGAATCCCTTAACGGACGATTTTATACAGGGACGGATATGGGGACCACGCCGGAAGATTTCGTTTATGCCTTAAAAGAAACAAATTGTATCGTCGGCGTCAATGAAGAGTACGGTGGGAGCGGTGATTCATCCATCCCGACAGCCATGGGCGTAATTTATGGGCTGCAGGCGACAAACCAAAACGTCTGGGGCAGTAAGGACCTTCATGGAAAAAGCTACGCCATTCAAGGTCTCGGGAAAGTCGGGTTTAAAGTAGCAGAGCGACTGCTGGAAGAGGGAGCAGATCTGTACGTAACGGATATCAGTCAGAAATCCATCGATCTATTGGTTGCAAAAGCGAAGAACATGGGTGCGGCCATAAAGGTCGTCTCGGGAGAAGAGATTTATTCTGTCGATGCGGATGTCTTCGTGCCATGTGCCATCGGGGGAGTCATCAACGATCACACGGTGGATCAGTTGAAAGTGAAGGCGGTCGTGGGTTCTGCCAATAATCAGCTATTAGATCTTACTCATGGGCTGATGCTGCACGAAAAAGGAATCCTGTACGCACCTGACTACATCGTCAATGCCGGCGGACTGATCCAGGTGGCGGACGAATTATATGAGCCGAACAAAGAACGGGTCCTTCAAAAGACGAGTGCCATCTACAATAGCCTTCAAAACATCTATCTGCAATCGGAAAACGAGCACATGACCACGGTGGAAGCAGCCAATCGTTTCTGCGAGGATCGGATCCATGCACGTACGAGAAGAAACAGCTTCTTCTCCCATGCGAAGCGCCCGAAGTGGTCGGTGAGAACGTAA
- a CDS encoding dihydrolipoamide acetyltransferase family protein has product MEVKLHDIGEGMTEANINHFLVKVGDVVRADQPLVEVQTDKMTAEIPAPFSGVIKEFTVSEGETIPVGSTVLLMEKESRGESRRAVPQTTQVLKKKRILASPYTRKIARENGVNIDEVVGSGAGGRIVDEDVLLYMKSEIGGPPKREEERVPAAQVKPAETMRETIPFRGRRKQIASKMSQSLRTIPHCTHFEEIDVTNLLIWKETMKRNGQSVSMGAFFIKALSVCLKEFPIFNARLNEEEECVELQSHHNIGIAVDTDEGLIVPVIKGVEGKTMKEIQAEMKALTVKAQEGELAMKEIKGGTFTVSNVGPLNGSIGATPIINEPEVALIAFHKTKKRPMVNEHDDIVVRSMMNVSMSFDHRVADGGTAVTFTNRLRDLIEEPQSMLLELM; this is encoded by the coding sequence ATGGAAGTTAAGCTTCATGATATCGGGGAAGGGATGACCGAAGCCAATATCAATCACTTTCTTGTGAAAGTGGGGGATGTGGTGAGAGCGGATCAACCACTTGTAGAGGTACAAACAGATAAAATGACGGCGGAGATCCCGGCACCGTTTTCCGGTGTGATCAAGGAATTCACCGTAAGTGAAGGGGAAACGATCCCCGTTGGATCCACGGTTCTTTTGATGGAAAAGGAAAGCAGGGGTGAAAGCCGACGTGCCGTTCCCCAAACGACTCAGGTCTTGAAGAAAAAGAGGATCCTTGCTTCCCCGTATACGAGAAAAATCGCAAGGGAAAATGGGGTCAATATCGACGAAGTGGTCGGTTCAGGGGCAGGGGGAAGAATCGTCGATGAAGATGTTCTCCTCTATATGAAAAGCGAAATAGGGGGACCTCCAAAACGTGAAGAGGAACGTGTACCTGCTGCTCAAGTGAAGCCAGCAGAAACTATGCGGGAGACCATCCCTTTCAGGGGGAGACGAAAACAGATTGCTTCCAAAATGTCACAGTCACTCAGAACCATCCCTCACTGCACCCATTTTGAAGAAATCGACGTGACGAATCTATTAATCTGGAAAGAGACGATGAAAAGAAACGGTCAGTCCGTTTCCATGGGCGCGTTTTTTATCAAAGCCCTTTCTGTTTGTTTAAAAGAGTTCCCGATCTTCAATGCCCGCCTCAATGAAGAGGAAGAATGCGTCGAGCTTCAGTCACACCATAATATCGGTATCGCAGTCGACACGGATGAAGGTCTGATCGTTCCTGTCATCAAAGGGGTGGAAGGAAAGACGATGAAAGAAATCCAGGCTGAAATGAAAGCACTCACCGTCAAGGCGCAGGAAGGCGAGCTTGCAATGAAAGAAATCAAAGGAGGTACCTTCACGGTCAGCAATGTCGGCCCGTTGAACGGTTCGATCGGGGCGACCCCGATCATTAACGAGCCGGAAGTAGCCCTCATCGCCTTTCACAAAACGAAGAAGCGTCCGATGGTGAACGAACACGATGACATTGTCGTCCGCTCCATGATGAATGTATCCATGTCCTTTGATCACAGGGTGGCCGATGGCGGGACGGCCGTGACGTTTACCAATCGTTTGAGAGATTTGATTGAAGAGCCTCAATCCATGCTTTTGGAGTTGATGTAA
- a CDS encoding FAD-dependent oxidoreductase, translating into MVVGEITEEKDVIVIGGGPGGYHAAIRAAGLGRQVTLIEREDLGGTCLNKGCIPSKVFTHFAQEFKKTKHLKEMGMEFGEVEANLATLQHYKNKKINQLRTGVESLCKANKVEIIKGTASFLSESRIGVENGHEFSLFNFKEAIVATGGDFHYPDEIIFNDDTVLKERQVFELEEIPRELIMYGADYISLEIASVFCILGSQVTLILSEELAMDNALSKELSRQLKKQKISVVKQCVLTKACERDGHVIAELEKEDGETVSIEGSHFVVSGRVKPNLSDLGLDRLRIETTVEGYIQTDPEGRTSIPHIWAIGDVTEGPSLAVKAIKQGKAAAEAMAGLPVEVDLRFVPTVVQMIPPIAYAGLTEEEAQREGYYVTVSENPVRGNGYAQLTEEKDGFVKVVSDSETDVILGIHMMGMGVVELITAGVMGLEMAARDEDFRFPLYPHPSMNETMLEAVEGLKGDAVHMPPRKKEPVR; encoded by the coding sequence ATGGTAGTGGGAGAAATTACAGAAGAAAAAGACGTCATTGTCATCGGAGGGGGTCCCGGAGGCTATCACGCAGCCATCAGGGCAGCCGGCCTCGGTAGACAGGTCACGCTGATCGAACGGGAGGATCTGGGGGGCACCTGTTTGAATAAAGGCTGCATCCCATCAAAGGTATTCACCCATTTTGCCCAGGAATTCAAAAAGACGAAGCATCTGAAGGAGATGGGGATGGAGTTTGGGGAAGTAGAAGCAAACCTTGCGACTCTTCAACACTATAAAAATAAAAAAATCAACCAGCTCCGGACCGGTGTGGAATCCCTCTGTAAAGCAAACAAGGTTGAAATCATAAAAGGGACGGCTTCATTTCTGTCAGAATCCCGAATCGGAGTTGAAAACGGACATGAGTTCAGTCTCTTTAACTTTAAAGAGGCGATTGTCGCAACAGGGGGAGACTTTCACTATCCGGATGAAATCATCTTCAATGATGATACGGTCCTGAAGGAAAGACAGGTTTTTGAGCTGGAGGAGATCCCCCGGGAACTGATCATGTATGGTGCAGATTATATTTCACTGGAGATTGCGTCCGTATTCTGCATATTGGGAAGTCAGGTCACGTTAATCCTGAGTGAAGAATTGGCAATGGATAACGCCCTTTCCAAAGAACTGTCCAGGCAATTAAAAAAACAGAAAATCAGTGTCGTCAAACAGTGCGTACTGACAAAGGCCTGTGAGAGGGACGGACATGTCATTGCAGAGCTCGAAAAAGAAGATGGAGAGACGGTCTCCATCGAAGGTTCTCACTTTGTCGTGAGCGGCCGAGTAAAACCCAATCTATCAGATCTCGGTCTGGACCGCCTTCGTATAGAGACAACCGTAGAGGGATATATCCAGACAGATCCTGAGGGACGGACCTCCATTCCCCATATTTGGGCGATCGGGGATGTGACGGAAGGTCCGTCCCTCGCAGTGAAGGCGATCAAGCAGGGGAAGGCGGCGGCAGAGGCCATGGCGGGACTTCCGGTAGAGGTGGATCTGCGGTTTGTGCCTACGGTGGTGCAGATGATTCCTCCGATTGCATATGCCGGCCTTACAGAAGAGGAAGCGCAGAGGGAGGGCTATTACGTCACGGTGAGTGAGAACCCTGTCAGGGGAAATGGGTACGCCCAGCTCACAGAGGAGAAGGACGGATTCGTCAAAGTCGTGTCAGACAGTGAAACGGATGTGATCCTTGGTATTCATATGATGGGAATGGGTGTGGTTGAGCTGATCACTGCAGGTGTAATGGGACTCGAAATGGCAGCGAGGGATGAGGACTTTCGCTTTCCACTCTATCCCCACCCCAGCATGAATGAGACCATGCTCGAAGCGGTCGAAGGTTTAAAGGGGGACGCCGTCCATATGCCTCCCAGAAAAAAGGAACCAGTGAGATGA
- the hppD gene encoding 4-hydroxyphenylpyruvate dioxygenase: protein MQENVAKKQVKVEEVFPVRDVDYLEYYTGNAKQAAHFFCTAFGFKTVAYSGLETGNRDTVSYVLQQNKVRLLITGSLHEGSRVSQFVKKHGDGVKDIALVVDDVEKAYTGAVARGAIEIMPPSTLEDDNGTVKKAVIGTYGDTIHTLVERKDYKGIFMPGFEKYDTALKNEDAGIIAVDHVVGNVERMEEWVEYYEKVMGFKEMRHFTNEDITTEYSALMSKVMHNGGRIKFPINEPAEGKRKSQIQEYLEFYGGPGVQHIAILTEDIVKTVGILKENGVEFLSTPDSYYEMLSERVGEIDEEISQIKELNILVDRDDEGYLLQIFTKPIVDRPTLFIEVIQRKGARGFGEGNFKALFESIEREQERRGNL from the coding sequence ATGCAAGAGAACGTGGCAAAAAAGCAGGTTAAGGTAGAAGAGGTCTTCCCGGTAAGGGATGTCGATTATTTAGAATATTATACAGGTAATGCAAAGCAGGCAGCCCACTTCTTCTGTACAGCATTCGGATTTAAGACCGTTGCCTATTCAGGGCTCGAAACAGGCAATCGTGACACGGTATCCTATGTACTGCAACAAAACAAGGTGCGATTGCTCATTACAGGAAGTCTGCATGAAGGAAGCCGGGTATCCCAATTCGTGAAGAAACACGGAGACGGCGTCAAAGACATCGCACTTGTCGTGGATGATGTTGAAAAGGCTTACACCGGGGCAGTGGCACGGGGTGCGATTGAAATCATGCCTCCTTCAACACTGGAAGATGATAATGGAACAGTGAAGAAAGCCGTGATCGGTACATATGGGGATACGATCCATACACTTGTGGAACGTAAGGATTACAAAGGGATTTTCATGCCTGGCTTTGAAAAATATGATACCGCGCTTAAAAATGAAGACGCCGGCATCATCGCTGTCGACCACGTCGTCGGTAACGTGGAGCGCATGGAAGAGTGGGTGGAATACTACGAAAAAGTAATGGGCTTCAAGGAAATGCGTCATTTCACGAATGAAGACATTACAACAGAATACTCTGCCCTGATGTCCAAGGTCATGCATAACGGCGGCCGCATCAAATTCCCGATCAATGAACCTGCTGAAGGGAAGCGCAAATCACAAATCCAGGAATATCTTGAGTTCTACGGTGGACCGGGAGTGCAGCATATTGCCATCCTGACAGAGGATATTGTGAAGACAGTCGGGATCCTGAAGGAAAATGGAGTGGAGTTCTTGAGCACTCCTGATTCCTACTACGAAATGCTCTCAGAGCGTGTAGGTGAAATCGATGAAGAGATTTCGCAAATCAAAGAGTTGAATATTTTAGTAGACAGGGATGACGAAGGGTATCTTCTTCAAATTTTCACGAAGCCGATCGTGGATCGTCCGACTCTATTCATCGAAGTGATCCAGCGTAAAGGGGCGAGGGGATTCGGCGAAGGAAACTTCAAAGCCCTATTCGAATCCATCGAACGCGAACAGGAGCGCAGAGGGAACCTATAA
- the pdhA gene encoding pyruvate dehydrogenase (acetyl-transferring) E1 component subunit alpha: MIEEFQLVQVMDEEGQLVQSEYEKDISEDLARTFYRHLIRIRTFDRKAVSLQRQGRIGTYAPYEGQEASQVGSALALQEKDWLFPSYRDHGATMTFGHSLLHILLFWKGRNEGCVPPEGKNIFTPGIPIATQLPHAVGAAFAEKRKGTRNAAIVYFGDGATSEGDFHEGLNLASVWGAPVVFFNQNNQYAISVPMHKQMKTKTIAQKALAYDIPSVRIDGNDIFAVYFETLKALERARKGDGPTLIESVTWRYGAHTTADDPTKYRNQQESESRRKDNDPVDRLTKYMKLRGWLDAEWTTSVQKECAKEVDLAVDELEAYPAADPSLIFDYVFATPTWTIQEQKEKLLEQLRGE, translated from the coding sequence ATGATCGAGGAATTTCAACTGGTCCAAGTCATGGACGAGGAAGGACAACTGGTTCAAAGTGAATATGAAAAGGATATTTCAGAGGATTTGGCCCGCACGTTTTACCGGCATCTCATCAGGATTCGCACCTTCGATCGTAAAGCCGTCAGCCTGCAGCGTCAGGGCCGGATCGGAACGTATGCACCGTATGAAGGACAGGAGGCATCCCAGGTGGGGAGCGCCCTTGCCCTGCAGGAAAAAGACTGGTTATTCCCGTCCTACCGCGATCATGGCGCAACCATGACATTCGGACATTCGCTTCTTCATATCCTTCTTTTCTGGAAAGGGAGGAATGAAGGGTGTGTCCCTCCTGAAGGGAAGAACATCTTCACTCCAGGCATCCCGATTGCGACTCAGCTTCCACATGCGGTGGGCGCGGCTTTTGCTGAAAAGAGAAAAGGAACCCGGAATGCCGCGATTGTCTATTTCGGTGACGGCGCCACTTCTGAGGGCGACTTTCATGAAGGATTGAATCTGGCAAGCGTGTGGGGGGCTCCGGTCGTCTTCTTCAATCAAAATAATCAATATGCCATATCTGTCCCCATGCATAAGCAAATGAAGACGAAGACCATTGCCCAGAAAGCGCTTGCCTATGACATCCCAAGCGTCCGAATCGACGGCAATGATATTTTTGCCGTTTATTTTGAAACATTGAAAGCACTGGAGCGTGCAAGGAAGGGGGACGGACCTACCTTGATCGAATCGGTAACATGGAGATATGGTGCCCATACGACAGCCGACGATCCGACGAAGTACCGTAACCAGCAGGAAAGCGAGTCCAGGCGTAAAGATAATGACCCTGTCGATCGTTTAACAAAATACATGAAGCTGAGGGGCTGGCTTGACGCGGAATGGACGACTTCTGTCCAAAAGGAATGTGCGAAGGAAGTGGACCTAGCCGTCGACGAACTGGAAGCTTATCCAGCCGCGGATCCGAGTTTGATCTTCGATTATGTGTTTGCCACCCCGACGTGGACGATCCAGGAACAAAAAGAAAAGCTCCTTGAGCAATTGAGAGGTGAATAG